The Capra hircus breed San Clemente chromosome 11, ASM170441v1, whole genome shotgun sequence genomic interval cgactgaactgaatccttttcTGGTGGTTGTCATGGCAACTGTCAACTGTCACTGCACTTATGGGTGTATCATTTAGCATGCACTGACTATATAATGAGGCTCTAGGTCTACTGGAAGTTAAATCTTCAACCATCTAGTGCCTAATTGGATCTAACCAGTCCCTGGTTTTTGCTTTGCAGCTCCCTCCCAAAACTTCAGATAAGAGCAACTGGTTTCCATTCAAGAGAGGGGTAGGGGTATGATTCTGGGGCAACAGTTTTGGTAACAATTGGAAGCTTAATCTAAACTCATAAATGAAACTCTAGTGGAATTTCAGGCCTCATTCAAGGTGGGGAGTGAGGGTTTTGCAGGATAGTGGAAAACACTCCACCAAGAGGCAGGAAAAAATGCCTCTGAAAAAGGTAGTCAAAAGGATAGAGATTCTGGCTCTTTCTCTCCTTGTTGGTCCACAACCTTAGGAAGTTTTCCAGGTGAAACCgctgtgcgcgcacacacacccagagaccccaccctccaccccagaaGGGCAAGGAAAGACTGAAGAGGCGGGGCATTCCTCATTGGTAGGTGGCAGTTTTAATAATATTCAAAGGAACTTATATTGGTGGTTTGTCTTGGGCATCCACCTGCCAGCATCTTAAGAATTTATCTAGAGGCCTTAAGGGGCGAAAGGGGCCTCACTTACCTAAAAAGTCCAGGTTTCAATGACACATTACTCTCTCAAGGCTGCATCCTTCAAGTAGCACCTAGCTCAGAACAGTGGGTAGTATGTACATTCCAAGGGCAGAAGGGATAAGGAGACTGCCTCAGTCTGCTTCCTGGGTAAACCCGAGACCACATACAATGAATCACTCCCTCAACATTCCTTGAGTTGAGTTGTTAGGTTTAAATCTATTTAAATGGAAGACAAGCTGGATCTAGGGAACCTGCGGCGGGTATGGAGTGGGCTGTGAGAACGCAGGCGCCTCCCTCTTGCGGGACGCGGGTTAAGGACACTGCATGTCAGGGGCAGGATGTCCTTGCGGACTCGGACGAACCTCAGGAACAAACGGTAGATGTCGAGCGAACACGGTACGACCTCGCCTCCAGAAAACGCGGGCGCTGGACTTCCAGCACCGCCCCTGTCCCTCCAGGAACTTCCGCCTCGGCCTGCAGTGGGCGGTCCGCGGGAAGCCACGCCCAGTTCCGCGTCTCTCGCCGCCGCCACGAGGACAGCATGGCAGGCGCCGAGTTGCGGGCGGCGCTGGAGCAGCGGCTCGCCGCCCTGGCCATCCGCACAGAGGTCGTGGAGCACCCGGAGGTGAGACGCTCCCCCAGGACCACCCCGGGAGGAAGTGGGCTCTACTGCAGCGTCTGCGAGGCGAAGCCGCTGAGACTAGACGTCCTGGGGGGTCACTGTAAAGTCCGTTCCTAAGGCATTTCCCGGAATCCAGAGTAGAGAGGGATCTGAATGCACCACCGAGTGCATCTCCACTTGGGACTCTGCTGTTATTATgaaaaaacctgttttccttttggagcgattttttttttttttaatttggggaacTAGCGCAACATATTGAGAACTTGTGCATCTCAAACTGGCCTGGGTATGTAAGTTGCCAAGCAGTAAAACGTTTCTGCAGTGGCTATGACGCATGCGGGACACCAGGGTtagagtttggtttttttttttaacgattCAGTTGATTGATGGAGACTTTTTGTTTCTGCAAGTACCTCACGTAGCCAGTATATAACCTGACTGTTGGGAGGACATAGTTTTTGCCTAACTCTTTGAGTAACAGCTCCTGATAACTAGCTAGATACGGTGATAGTCTTCAAAGGGTAGAGAAATTCATCATAACTATTTTCTTTGACTCTTTTGCCTCGATACTCTCTCCCTTTTTACTGTGCATATTGCCAGCGTTtctgatattctttttatactaGTCCAGGCTCTCATTTCCTGCCCTCACTCCCTCTCTGTAGTTATATTTTATAGAGTAGAGGTTGTATTATGATCTGGATGGAATGCCAAGGAATAGGAGTCTGGGCTGCTATAaactccccccccccgcccctttttattggagtatagttgatttacagtgttgtgaggGCTGCTATAAACTCGACTAAAAgtctaaaggaaaaacaaaaatagcattTTAGAAATGTGAAGGTTTAGCCAGCATATTGCAATGGAGAATTGGCCAAAGAGAAACTACTTGAGGTCCAAGATGAGATATAATTATTTGATAATAGGCTGGGAATCGGTTGCTACCAGTGATATCCTGGACACCGAGTACTCCCTAACCACGCTGTTTAGACCCAGCAAGCAATGTATATATAACTGTATGTTTGCAGTGTACAtgcatgttattttaaaagttctcatgtGGTATTTTACAGGTGTTTTCAGTTGAAGAAATGATGCCTCATATCCAGCATTTGAAAGGAGCACACAGTAAGAACTTATTTCttaaggacaaaaagaaaaaaggctatTGGCTGGTGACAGTTCTTCATGATAgacaaattaatttaaatgatCTCGCCAAGCAGTTAGGTGTTGGGAGTGGAAACCTGCGGTTTGCCGATGAAGCAGCCATGCTAGAAAAACTGAAAGTTGGCCAAGGTTGTGCCACCCCATTGGCACTCTTCTGTGATGATGGAGATGTGACGTTTGTTCTGGATTCTGCCTTTTTGGAAGGTGGACATGAAAAGGTGTACTTTCATCCAATGACCAATACTGCAACCATGGGATTGAGCCCTGAAGACTTTCTCACATTTGTGAAGAACACAGGACATGATCCCATAATACTAAACTTTGATAAAAACTAACTGGGCTAAAGTTCAGAGTATTTGTTTCTGAAAGCTGTTTTTCTTACTTGTAATTATAAGCAGCATTAAAAGTGGGAAGATATATCTAGCACTCGGTTTGGTGACTACCTGAACTATTGAAAAACTATCTCAtcttaaagtttttctttttttaaatatattgaggTAGCTTTAGTCAGGCCAGAGgttccaccctccccatccccatgACTACTTGTTACAAGAATGCCTTCATTAACATCAGGAGTTCCCTGGTTACTGTGTGGTTAGGaatccaggctttcactgcctgGCCCAGGTTCAGTGCCTAGTCACAGGAACTGAGATTCCCGCACGCAGCAGGGTGgccaaaaaagaataaattaacatCAAAACTAAGATTATTTATCTAAGATTAACTGTCTTACATCTTATTTATTATACTTGGAAAAAAGCAAGTTTCAAAAATAGCATATGTAAAATTACACATGTGATAGTGACatacaggagaaaaaataaaaaataatatgggAAGACATTAAATTGTAAATAGTGGTTATCTCGAGGGAATGAGGATTAAGGAATAAGAATTTCCCAGCAGTATAATTAAACAAGGGGGCAAGGGAAAACCTTTCTGTTACCgagtgtttgtttttaaaccaatgcttttttttccccagtgaaaatataagctaatttttaaaataaaattctatcgTTACAATATCTTAATCTAGAAAAACCCTCAAAGTAGGGATAGAAAATATGCCGTAATCATTATACtaatgaaattacattttaacTCAGGAGCAGAACATACAGAGGCCATTAAGGATTTGTTTGGTCTTTGTTCAGAGGTTAGAAATTTGAACATGCTTGAACAAGTTTCTGTCCTTTAGGCTATATTAAATTTACTCATTTTTCAATTACGCATCTAAAAAGTGTAAGATAAATTTTATACACATATAAACGAAAACGTGTAAGAACCCAGGATTAGGTATTGTCAGTTGCCATATAGAAGCTAGTTCAAAAACAGTGAggaaaattaatgtattttttcacCTCTCTTAAACTCAAATAAGACCCTAATTGAGGGTCTGAGTAGGCTACAAAACAGCCTAGAGGACTTAGGAAAATTCTCATTTCCTCTAGTACAATCGGATATTTGAGAGATAAAATGTTTCTTCCTAAGGTTGAAGATGCAGTAATTGCTTCCGGTAGAGAAACCGTTTTTAATTTGTACCGATTTGCATTTCTGAAAGGCAAAGGTAAAAACCTGTCATTTTTCAATATATGTGGTTAGAGACTACAAGTCTACTGATGGCAGAATTTTTATAAACTATAGATGAGTGAGTTAGTAAGAAATATCTTCCATCAATGATAACATTCTGAGATGCTACACTGGTTTTTTGCCTACTCGGTATTATGTCTCTAAGAAAGAGGAAATTTAGGTTGCTTTGAATATAAAATGAAGGTTTACTGAATAGAATCAAAGACACTGAGGACCTCAGCAAACTGGTCTGTCTTCCTCACCTTAGAGTGAAAATAGGCCCAGAAAGACTGACCTGCCCAATGACACAAGTCAAGTTGCCATCTCTTAACATTATGCCTCCCAAAGTCTACGTGAAAATGGAAAGAGACTGATGTGTACAGTCTGTTATTATAATGACACTTCTGGGATTGACAAAACTAATagattcttctctttctccccaaACCTCTAATACTCATCCCAAAGTGATTAGAACAGAGATAAACAAGATTATGTCTGAAAATTGATTTTCTAgggcaaagagaaaggaaagaataataCTTGGTTAAATTATATGTTATGATTGCTAACCACTTGTTATAAAAATCATATCAGTTTGACAAGTGAATGTTAAaccaacttaatttttttaggagaaataaaagttaaaaactaaaatgaaaaaatgtttttgaaaaacgATCAGCCAAATGATGGTGTCTTTTTTGTTATGAACTGGGTTTTTTGCTATCAACTGTGGCTTTAATATAGCCAAGTAATAAACATTTTGCCATTTAACTCCAGATTTCTCAGTAGCATTACTTTAAAGGAAATGTTACAGCTCTTGTATTATTTGATTTGGTATTTAATAACAGTTATAAGTACAATGGCAAACATTGAAAGAGAGAACCCttagaaaagaaagacaatttaaaaTCAGGTTTTGTTAAAGGGTGTTATAAGTGCAACTTTATCCATAAGCATTCCTTTTAAGGCATTTTCACTGTTGTCCAAATATCTCAACTTGTACATCAAGGTTTATATTATAAAATGGGCTCCGTCTGTATTATTCATTcaaggcttaaagaaaaaaacatatctcAGGACTAAgagtagcagaaaaaaaaaacacaaaacttcacttttctcataaaAAGTAACTTAAAGTACAAAAGTTATTTAGCATACATTATTACTCCTCATTGTAATTCCAGATTTGGTACAATATCTTTTTCACTTCCTGACATAAACTGTTAAGACAGTACAGGCtgtaataatatttatttgtgaGGTGGCTGCAATTCTGTAATACgcacagtgatttttaaataggCTCTTACCATGCCTTGCATGAAAGGTGCTACATACAAACCTGTTTCGTGAACTCTTTGGTAACCACCAGTTCAAAAACTTGGACCGAACATTTCCACATTGCCAGATCTCAAGCACTTTATCGGAGCTCTGGGCCGAACCTATTACCCTGTATATAAATTCTTTTAGTTTCCAAGGGGGATTAGAGCTGTATAATTAAAATCATGTCAGGCGCCAGTCAGGAAAGTGGCCCCAGTTATTGTACTTTCTAGTTGGCTACATGGTTTCGTTTGGCAGAAGTAGTTTATCTAAAGGAAAAGCATGACTTCCTACTAAGTTTGCTTCTGATGCTATCTTTTGGAAATGGTAAAACACTCATGTGGTCATTTAGTCCTTTCTTGAAACGGTATGAGAAAGGTGACGAATGTGATTTGAGAATATGCCTACTTTTTGCAGTCTCAGGTGTTCTTGGTCGTCTTGCTGCATTTTCTGAGTCAGCCCTTTACAGGCGACCCTTAAGCATTTTCTAACTGAAGCAATAATGTGTTGCTTCAGTCAGCAGGGTCTCTGTTTTAGGATATTAGTGTCCTGGAGAGATCAAGCTGTGGTGCCACACACCCTCACTGGACTACCTCCTACTCATTAAATTTCAACTTGAAGCAAATGTCCTGGGATGTGTC includes:
- the LOC102176133 gene encoding prolyl-tRNA synthetase associated domain-containing protein 1, translated to MEWAVRTQAPPSCGTRVKDTACQGQDVLADSDEPQEQTVDVERTRYDLASRKRGRWTSSTAPVPPGTSASACSGRSAGSHAQFRVSRRRHEDSMAGAELRAALEQRLAALAIRTEVVEHPEVFSVEEMMPHIQHLKGAHSKNLFLKDKKKKGYWLVTVLHDRQINLNDLAKQLGVGSGNLRFADEAAMLEKLKVGQGCATPLALFCDDGDVTFVLDSAFLEGGHEKVYFHPMTNTATMGLSPEDFLTFVKNTGHDPIILNFDKN